ccgggctcttcgctggccatggcagaacactgactttcctgtcttgcaggaaatcacgcacaaaacgagcagtgtggctggtggaattgtcatgctggagggtcatgtcaggatgagcctgcaggaagggtaccacacgagggaagaggatgtcttccctgtaatgcacagtgttgagattgcctgcaatgacaacaagctcagtccaatgatgctgtgacacacctccccagaccatgacggaacctccacctccaaatcgatcccgctccagagtacaggcctctgtaaCACTCATTCCCTCGACTATaaatgtgaatccgaccatcacccatagtgagacaaaactgcgactcgtcagtgaagagtactttttgccagtcctgtctggtccagcgacagtgggtttgtgcccatgggcgacgttgttgccggtgatgtctggtgaggacctgccttacaacaggcctacaagccctcactcgagcctctctcagcctgtctgagccagtctgagcactgatggagggattgtgcgttcctggtgtaactggcgcagttgttgccatcctttacctgtcccacaggtgtgatgttcggatgtactgatcctgtgcaggtgtttttCCACGTGGTCTGCTACTgagaggacaatcagctgtccttcctgtctccctgtagcgctgtcttagacgtctcgcagtacggacattgcaatttattgccctggagtcctcattcctccttgcagcatgcctaaggcacgttcacggagatgagcagggaccctgggcatctttcttttggtgtttttcagagtcagtagaaatgcctctttagtgtcctaagttttcatgaattgcctaccgtctgtaagctgttagtgtcttaacgaccgttccataggtgtatgttcattaattgtttatggttcattgaacaagcatgggaaatatctgtgaagttattatatgccaattaatttccagcaaaattacctgtctgtctgtttcacaCTTTTGTCTATTACTCCGTATGTAACCAGCTAGCGTTACTAATGATAACCTTCTTGTGGATAgaagttagcagtgtggttaggtttAGAAACAGACTTTAATTAGAGACATTGTAGAAATAGGTggagtttatgactttgtggctgtagtAACTAGTGACGACTCAGAAACATCGCTTGACAGACAAATTCCTCTTTTGCTTTATTAACTAGTGATGACCCAGTGACATGCTTGACCGACAAATTCCTCTCTTGCTTTATTAACTATTGACGACCCAGTAACATTGCTAAACCGATACATTCTTCTCTTTTGCTTTATTAATGTTCAATTAAAGGGGAAttccttttttttaaatcaccttttatttaatttttttcagACCTCAAAATTGGTCTTCTGATCTGATTTCATCATTGACATAGACTCAGAACATACATTTTTGTGGGGCTCTAAGAGTTGtttattaaccattattttaccaagtacagtaccagtcagaagtttggacacacctactcatttcagggtttttcattatttttgctattttctacattgtagaataatagtgaagacaccaacattatgaaataacacatggaatcatgtagtaaacaaaaaagtataTTTgggattattcaaagtagccaccctttgccttgatgacagctttgcacactcttggcattctctcaggcagcttcatgaggtagtcgcctggaatgcatttcaattagcaggtgtgccttgttaaaagttcatttgtggaatttatttccttcctaatgcatttgagacaatcagttgtgttgtgacaaggtaggagaggtatacagatgatagccctatttggtaaaagaccaagttcatattatggcaagaacagctcaaataagcaaagaaaaacaacagtccatcattacattaagacatgaaagtTTGAACATTTTTTTTCAAATGCAGTCAAAAacgatcaagcgctatgatgaaactggttctcaggaaaggaagaccagagccacctctgctgcagaggataatttcattagagtttccagcctcagattgcagcccaaataaatgctttacagagtttAAGTAAAAGACTAATTTCAacatctgttcagaggagactgcgtgaatcaggccttcgtggtcgaatagctgcaaagaaaccactactaaaggacaccaataataagaagagacttgcttgggccaagaatcacaaacaatggacattagaccggaggAAAtactgtcctttggtctgatgagtccaaatatgacatttttggttccaactgacATCTTCATGAGATgcagagtaagtgaacggatgatctctgcatgtgtggttcccacgatgaagcatggaggaggagatgtgatggtgtgtgggtgctttgctggtgacaatgtcagtcatttagaatttaaggcacacttaaacagcatggctaccacagcattctgcagcgatacaccatcccatcatCTGGTTTGCAcgtagtgggactgtcatttgttttttaacaggacaatgacccaaaacacacctccaggctgtgtaaaggctatttgacccaGAGGGAGAGTGGTCaggtgctgtatcagatgacctggcctccacaatcacccgacctcaacccaattgagatggtttgggatgagttagacctcagagtgaaggaatgcagccagcaagtgctcagcatatgtgtaaACTCcatcaagattgttggaaaagcattcctcatgaagctggttgagagaatgccaagactgtgcaaagctgtcatcaaagcaaacggtgtctactttgaaaaatctgaaatataaaatgcatttagatttgtttaacacatttttggttacatgattccatatgtgttatttcctagttttcatgtcttcactattattctacaatgtagaaaatagtaaaaataaagaaaaaaacttgaatgagtaggtgtgtccaaacgtttgactggtactatatattgACAGAAAACACACCTCTTGTGCACCAAAGACCCGGGGAAGAGTTGCAGGGTAGAGGATAAGAGAAGAATGTGCCTATGTAAAAGCTATGTAAAGAAATGAGTAGCTTGCCATATGTTTGATTTTTTTTTGGAAGTAGCTCTCATGCTAGAAAAGGTAGGAGACGCGTGGTCATACAATCTAGGAGTCTGTTTTGAGCAGACACAGTAGTTATAAGAAATAATCCTCTCGGGGGCAGTGTGAAACAATGTCTGAGCATTCATATAGAATTTATGGGACCATCATCACTCCTCGTATGTTTTTATAGGTACAGTATATTAATATTACATTGTACTAAAGCAGCCTATTGAAGCCTGTTTTAAGTTTGAATCTCTAGTTGATTAGTCATCTACCTGAATAACAAGGGGTTGTGTACTCCCTAAGTTCAATTATAAATCCTACACAGTTACAATTCCTTGGTGTACAACCTTAATCATGACTTGCGGCTGAGGAGGAGGTGGTTGAGGAGAAAATGAATGGCTTTGTGTATGCCAGTGGCATCTGCTTGTCCATAGCCAACTTTATAGGTCACTTTCTAATCTGTTGTCAACGCCATTAGCGTTCCTCTGTGAAATGAATGACCTCTTCCAATGCGCAAGCGTCCATGTTTACGCCTTCTTCTAGATATGCCAACTGAATCACTATTCAATATTTTGGTGGTTCCCCCCCCCTTGAATGTATCAACATTTCGTTAATGAGTATTTGTGATGTCTAGTCTCATGTTCATTCATATTCTGTGTAGACTACCCATCAGAATGAAAGGACACTGGGTTTTTATTCCGTCTCTGACAACAGTGGCTGCATGCGTCGCATAGCAGAGTCATTGCGTTACATTTGATGCCTGCTACTATTAATTAGCTCCATTAATAACGTTTGCATTCATCTGTGTGTGGGCCTGAGTGGCCAGAGGGTGAGACAGGGCCACAGGGGTCACTCAGAGGaaacatctctctctcagaccttaCAATGGCTTCTTTGGGAGGGTGGCAGTGCCTTCGTCCTCAAAGCCTCTGTGATGTCTAATATTTATGTATTTTGATGAATGCGAAAGTTGAATCATATGCATTTTCTGAACCGCTACATGAAGAGACTACCATGACGATATTGCTGGTCTGAATGTGTCAGTCTCTGTGGTTTACAACGAGAAAACCCAGTGAGTCAACTAGAGGCAGATTGGGACTGCAAGATAAATAGACGGACGAGTCAGTGAAGATCACACAGGCTATTGTATGCAGGTGGGAGTCATCAGGTTGGTATTGACCCCTGGGTGACCCTGCTGTAATGGGTCTGCTAAGATGTTCTACTGAAACCTGTCCAGATAGCAAACACAACCAGCCAGTTAGGTGTCTGTAATCCCATCATCTGTAGTACTTACTACTTAATCAACACTATACAGTACTAACATAGTCACACAGGAATAAACTAAATATGGAGAAGCTAGGCCTATTATTAGCCTAAGAGCTCAATATTTTACAACACTTACACTGTAGTACAGTGACTGTAATTGCCTATTTCTGTGTGTTGATTGCTACTATCAATGGTTGGCTGTGTGTGTTCCATTCAGACTGACTCTAGTAAATCACAAAAGGcaacttattccctatatagtgcactacttttgacgagagccctgtgggccctggtcaagaggaGTGCACtttaaaaggaatagggtgccatttgggacaagtGCCGACTCTTGTCTACTGTTCAAAGCTATGTTTCCTCAAGCTTTGCTCCCCGTCCTGCCCTCCCAACAAGTTTTCCCGTCCAATACCTGGCTGGGAGGTGTTGATGAGCTGATAAAGGAGCTCGCTCTCTATATACCCACACAGCTGAGCAAACTCAGCTGTGAGGAATTACTCCTCAATCAATAACCAATACTAACACAGCAGGACCTCCAAACTTCTGGAACAAATTTTGGAACACTTATTttctcagtaaaaaaaaaaaaatgcataatGCATTTGGTCGAACATGAATGAGAAGCATGGTACACTATTAAACACATCACACTTTATAAATGTATAGCTGCAACGCAACACGTCTGTGTTTCCTGAACAAAAAGATTGGATGTAGAGCGATATTAGAAAAGGCATTATGTCTAATAGAAGTGGAATATATTGCAAAGGAAATGCTCTTCATGCCTGGAGCATTGTGGTGATATTTACAGGCATGTAATTGCTCTGACATAGAACTTCTTAGGCGCTATGTAGGCCTAATTAGTATATATATAGCATGACTACTAACCTGGACTGAATTAACAGGCCCCAAATGCCATTGCAATTACTAAGAGCTCTACTTTCTTCCCATAGTGAGCTCAGTAGCCTTTAATGTTGTTGCCTTTTATACATTTGACTCATAAAAGCATACATGTTGTTGAGTTGCATATAACATAGTCTAATCCAGAAAGACCTGCATTATAGTATGTGGTTCATATGTAATCTACACATGTTAGTAGGCTATTATACACTTTTGAAGATTCTGTCTTCCTCCTTGGTCTGACAGGTCGGGTCATGGGAATCGCAATAGCACTATTGGATCTGTGCAAACGTGCTGGGAGAGCAAACAAACCAACAAGGGGATCGTATTCATAAACCTTTGAAACCGCACGTTAATCAGTATAGGCAGATACAAAACCTCAAGCATTATTTTCAAAGGCTTGAACTCATCCGATTGCCATTCGATCTGCTAAATGACGTCGTGACTAATTAAAATAACCTGCTAGTTCGCACAATGTACGTTATGCACCACAATATGCATTTAGTCATCAACATTATTGCATCCTGTGCAAAATTACAGACTTCCCGACTATGTGTTGATCAAACAAAATCAACAGTCTTTATCAATCAAAGTTATACTGAGACCTGAAGGGAaatgatggggcggcagggtagcctagtggttagaccgttggaATAGGAACCGAAATGTTgcgagatcgaatccccgagctgacaagctaaAAATCTGTTGtactacccctgaacaaggcagttaacccactgttcctaggccgtcattgaaaataagaatgtgttcttaactgacttgcctagttcaatataAAATAATGACCTCTAAACTAAGACCAAAATGGGATCATAGTTGGAAAAGTGTGTTTAATAGATTCACATTCGTCAGTAttgaaaaacacatttatttaatgTCGTCTGTACCATGGGAGACGGTAAACAATCATTTAGCATGCAGACATGTAGACATTTTATAAACACAGTGTACAAAAATAAACGCATAACATTTTTCTGCACGTAAATTGTAGGCCTATATGACGCAATGACATAAGTGTAAAACCACACAATGTTCAAAAACATAAAACAAAAGAAAATGCAAAATGTGGCATGTCTGAATTTACAATTGGTCGCCATATCAAAATATTATGATAATAACCCCTATAGTGGAGAACCCATATGATTGTAGTGGACATTAGGGTCCTAAAACAACTGAGTGAAAACATGACATTATCACATAAAACCATGCATTGTTACAAATAATGTACCTCAATACTACCTTCTAAAACGTCAATCTGACCTTGCTTGCTAGAGCCATTCTGCACACACTGAATCTCAGTCAGGCATGGATCCTTTAGTGTTTTCCAAATTATTCTCATTTAATTTCTGAATTTCCGGGTAGGTTTTAATGTTTTTATTACTGTAGGCCTACATGCATCTGTAGTTTAAGGAGTGTATAGTTTTTCAAAAATGCACGTTTCCTTGTCCCACGTTTCCTTGTCCCTGTCTCAAGGTTGTGGACTTATATCACTGGTGTGGTTTCTCTCGTCGTCTGAAGAGCAATCCGAGGAGTTGTACAGGAAGTTGCCACCGTCATCATCGTCACTGTCCCTGAAGTCTCTTATTCTGTTACTTTTTGCAGAACCAGTCTTTTGATAATCCGTTTTTTCCTGTCCGTCAGATTTCTCCTGGccgtttttgttgtttttcttatTCTCTGCCTCCTGCGCGGCTTGCTCTTTGGCCTTCTTGCTCCGTTTCCACTTCATCCGCCTGTTCTGGAACCAAATTTTCACCTGAAAATGAAAATAACAAATATTTATGAGGCAatgttttgaaaaaaaaaaatgttcttcAATTATTAATTGGCCGTTTTTTAATACGCGTAAGCGCCGTGCGTAATGGACACCTCCAGCACCACCTGACTTGACTATATATAACACACAACTAAATAACAGTGTAAAACTGATTGAATAGCCTAATAGTGGTATGTTTTACAATGTCTCTCAAACAAACATGTATTTGTTGGAAATGTAGCTCTTATATACCTGCGTTTCCGTCAGCATCAAGGATGTAGCCACTTCAAAGCGCTTTGGTCGCGACAGATACTTATTTAGTTTGAATTGATGCTCCAGCTCCAGGAGCTGCTGACTTGTGAATGCAGTCCTTGGTCTTCTGCACTTTCCAAGCAAGTTTGATTGGGCCTGAGCTAGAAAACAAAATATAAGTCAATTTCTAGTAATAAGGTCAAGAAAAAAGCATGACAACGGGCGTGCATGTTTTTACATCAGGAATATTCACGCATTTGGATGCATTATTCGATAGGCAGTATATAGCAGACCTAGACTATATTAATTATCCTTATATGTCTGCAAAACGGAGGAATAATAGGCATATGGGTCCTAATTGAGATAGCAATTTCATTTAAACCTATGATATTGGCTTGCAAGATACAATTTTGTAATAAGCAAATTGAAAAACAAACGGTAATAATTTTAGGTTAAAATGGGGAATTTGTTGCTGAATATTAAATGGCGAAAAGCTTGAACTGAAACCGATTTAAATTGAACATATATAGAGACCACATCGCCTTTGGGataaaaaaaatgtctgcatttATGCACACTGCCTCCTCAAGAAACAGTACGAGTTCCGGTTCAAAATTGCCAAAATATTGTTAGAGCCAACATCTAACATTGCCATAGAATAAGTACTCAATGAGACCTAAGCTATTTGCCACCTCATTTTGAACAAATCTGTTAAAACGAACAGGAACAAAAAGGCAGTATCTGGTGAGCAAACAGTGTGTCCGACTGTGGGTTTCACACTCTTCTGTCACTTTCCCACTGTCCATTATCTGTCCATTTTAGTTCCTCTCTGAAAACCTatcaccttctctcctctcactcaaacAGCCTTTTCGGCAGGGAACATTTCTTCAAGTCACGGGGCCATAATGTAAAGGCATCAATGGATCAATAATGTAAAATGCATGAATTTACTCCCCACGTGTAAAGCAAAAACAATTCTTTATTAGAAGTCCAAAAATAATGTAAAAGCATAGACGACAAACACGATAAAAAATAAACAGGTATACTCACAATACTCACAGTTAAAATCGGGCATTTTGGGTAGCATCATTCCCGCTGTGGACACTCGCAGCCAGTGGTCGAGCTGAAAGGTCCCGGCAGACAGTTTGAGGGAGTCACTGGGATGGTGGTGATGGGACCCATGAGGATATGAATAGGACAGGGCAGGGTGCTGCCCGAGGGAGTAGGTATACATGGGGTGGCCGTAGAGAGCCTGGGGAGGGATCCCTGCGCTACTCTGTGGATGTAATCCAACAATACTGTGGGGACTGTTCAAGAAGCCCGGTTTAGGAATCAAACCACAGGAGGAAATCCTCGGTGGAGACGGAGTCTCAGTCCTTAAAGAGTCGGCATTCAATTCTGAGGCTTGTACACTTCCGGACGATGAAATGGAAGAGGATGATAAAGAAGTCACAAGCGCAAGCGGAGATGTCTGCACCTTCGGCGGGTCAACAGCGAGAAGCGCATCGATGCGGAAATTTGTAGATTTCTCCATTTGAACCAGTGTCCCCGTCGTTTGCAGACGTTGAACAGTTAGTTGCCTATCAAAACGATGTTGAAGTGTCGTTGTTGTTCCACCTCTCGAAGTTTTGATCTCGGTTAAAGTGTGAACGGTGAAACTCCACATGACACTTCATTCCTATTCGGTAGGGGATTGGTTCCACCCATTTGGCATGGAGTTGTCCCATTGGTCAATTTAAGACATGTTCACGGTGCGTTTTTTTCGGCACATTGCCTACCTCTCCAATAAATGAACCGCCCCACTTTGGTTGTTGTTTTTAAATAactttttaaaaaaataatattttcatTATACAAGGAAAATGATCGAAATGTTGCATAAAACGGATACATTTAAGAAAAATGTTTGAGAGCTTGTATTGACATTATTTCGAGTTACAGTATGTAACTTTAATTAAAATTCCACTGTGAATACTTCAACGCCTGGTGATTGCAACCATAGGAAACTTaaaatgattttttttgtgtgtacatCTTTGTGAAGAGAATCGTTTGCCATTCACCGTAGTGACGGGGCTTGTTATTGTAgactacaatatatatatatttatttatttctgcaATGTAAGACAATGGGTGGGCATCGAGGGCAATTCCAATGTTCGACATTGTCGCATGCATTTCATTAGGCCTACATTTTGCCCCACAACCATGTAGGCCTATTCAATATTTTGGATTTTCATTGTTTATCTAGCCTACGTTTTCGTCATTTTGGTAATGACATACATATTCCCCAAAATATTTTGGATGAGGCCTATACAGTAGCATAATAGTAGCATTTTGTTATGTCTGAAAACGTATGCCTTCATCGCGCCATGCAATACGTATTCCTCCCCCCGAAAGTTTAACGTCACAAATGAAAAACTATGTCTATGCATGACCCGGAGATCTTACGAGCCCAGCTGGGAAATCTAGCTAAGAGCCTGCCTTATGCCACTACCCAAACCCGAGAGATCGAAAAGTCCTACATTTTTTTGCTCTGTCCCACAATATAAATGTGAAATGTAGGCCTAACTGTCTTGATATCATGGAGTGCATAACCTCCCGGAACCCTGAAAAAATAAAGGTTATATGATGACTggagtttttttgtgtgtgttctgGGATGAACTCAATGCAACACATTTTCATTTTTTAGCTCCTTTAATTATATTTGACTTTTCAAAGTGTATTAAATTATAAAATATTTCTAATTAGGGTAAGACCATATATATTTGAAGATTCTGAACTGACCTAGCTGCGCCCTGGATCTATTCCTTTATGGCTCGGCTTGCAGCTGCTAAATACACACCCCGCCTCATGCTGTAGACTTCGTTTTCCAAGAAAACATGCAAAACCACGACACATTTTTGAGATTTTAGGCTCTAATGTATGGCAATTATGGAAACGCAATTATGAAAGTGCACTAATTGTCATCAAGTGAGACAAAAATGTGTGAAAAATCCGTAGTAGCCGGATACAATTGAGCGCACAAAATATGAAGCATAGATTAGTTAGTTATTTGAGCTATATGCTCCGTGTAGGCCTATAGCTCTGGGGTGGTTGCCTTTTGGTCTAATAAGCCACTTAAAGTTAATGGAAGAAGAGGTCAAGATGAGAATTATTGACACCCTGTTGCCCTTAACTTGTCTCCCAATAAAGCTGATTAGTTTTTGTCAATTCATCAGCTAACCACTCTCTTGGGAACGGCGCAGACGTTTATTTGCTCTGGGGAAATCAACAAGTCACTGGGTAGTTCCAAGTAAAGGATCACCATTTAATTGGAAACCTTGATAATATCATGACCGATTACGGAATAATAGCTGAGTCTTAGATTGATGTGTGGCATCATGTAAAGTGAATCCACGTATGCACCACAAAATTAGAAGGCTTAAACCTGAACCTAAAAGTTAATCAAATAATGGCATTGGGTTTATCTTGATATGACTTTTATCTCGCTCAGGCCTCAGATAATTTTCTCCTTTCGGCATTTCGAACATGGagtaatttgtatttttttatgatGAGCTTTGAGATCCATTAAGAAAACGTTTTGACAGTCCAATTTCGGTAGTTTTGGAATTTATGAACAGCATCTGTGCCTTCTGAATCACTAAAACATCTCGCTTTCATTATTTTCTTAATATCTTAACAGTGCCACACCGTTAGATATGTGCTTTGTCCCAACCCCCGTTTTAATTTCATTAAGGGGCCACATGAATATTTCTATTAAAGCACCAGTGAAATATGAAGCCATTTACTATTGGCCTGCACCAATCACGGAGATTTATTCCCCTTTTTCATCACATCAACAGGAGGTAAAATTAATATGGCACCCTGAGATGGAAGAGGACCCGAAAACCCCAGTCTTTCCTGAAAGGTGTTCATTTGCGCCGTAATTACTTTCACAATTAACTAAAATACAAATCAAAGTGACAAATCGAGATAGTTTATATATTAATTACCCTCGGTAAATGTGTTCATTGTGAAAATGCAATTTAAAGGGGACCTGCACTGTCTCTTCTATTGCAATAAACACATTCAATTAAATTGGTACAAATGACCACTGGCTTGAAATGTATAGGA
This window of the Oncorhynchus keta strain PuntledgeMale-10-30-2019 chromosome 4, Oket_V2, whole genome shotgun sequence genome carries:
- the mnx1 gene encoding motor neuron and pancreas homeobox protein 1, with the translated sequence MWSFTVHTLTEIKTSRGGTTTTLQHRFDRQLTVQRLQTTGTLVQMEKSTNFRIDALLAVDPPKVQTSPLALVTSLSSSSISSSGSVQASELNADSLRTETPSPPRISSCGLIPKPGFLNSPHSIVGLHPQSSAGIPPQALYGHPMYTYSLGQHPALSYSYPHGSHHHHPSDSLKLSAGTFQLDHWLRVSTAGMMLPKMPDFNCEYSQAQSNLLGKCRRPRTAFTSQQLLELEHQFKLNKYLSRPKRFEVATSLMLTETQVKIWFQNRRMKWKRSKKAKEQAAQEAENKKNNKNGQEKSDGQEKTDYQKTGSAKSNRIRDFRDSDDDDGGNFLYNSSDCSSDDERNHTSDISPQP